The Deinococcus sp. YIM 134068 DNA segment GACCTGCACCCCGTCTTGGGTCCCCCTTGAGAAGGTACGATGGCACACACTAGGCGGGGGGCGCGGGTCTCATTGTGCCATCACAACGAGAGGGCTTCGTTGAAACTCACCGTCCTGGAGGTCAAATCATGGGATTCATCATCACCATCCTGGTAGGGGCGCTCTGCGGCTGGCTCGCGAGCCTGATCATGAAGACCGACGCCCAGCAGGGGGCCGTCGCCAACATCCTGATCGGTATCGTCGGCGCACTCCTCGCGCAGTTCCTCTTCGGCAACCTTCTCAACATCGGCGGCGCGGCGGCGGCGGGTGGCGGCTTCAGCTTCTGGAGCATCATCTGGGGCGTGGTCGGCAGCATCATCCTCATCGCCGTCCTCAAGGCGCTCAAGGTCTTGCGCTAGCTCTAGCGTTCACCGAAAGGCCGGGCCTCCACGTGGGGTCCGGTTCTTCTTGGTCTGCCCTGGCCTCCTGTTTGTCGCGTCCCCCGCCCGTGTGCTACCTTTGGAAGGCTTGCCTGACCCCGCCCGGCGCGGCAGCCCGTTCCCGGTGTCCACCGTGCCGGACGAACGCCCCCGGCAGATTTCCGGGTCAGGCTCAAGAAGGAGTGCGAACATGTCCAGAGTGTGCGAAGTGTGCGGCAAGGGGCCGATTGTGGTCAACTCGGTCGTCCGCCGGGGTAAGGCCCGCGCGGCGGGCGGCGTCGGTCGCAAGACCACCGGCATCACCAAGCGGGTCCAGAAGCCCAACCTCCAGCCCCTCACCGTCACCCGTGCGGGCGTCTCCGTACGGATGCGCGTCTGCATGAAGTGCCGCAAGAGCCTGATCTAGGGCCTCAGAGACCCAGAGAGAAACGCCCCTGTCCCAAGCGGATGGGGGCGACTTCTTTTGAGCGTGATCCGGCTGAGTGTTTTCGCTGATTGCTGACGGCTGAGAGCTGACCGCTCTGTGCCCTACACCTTTCTCTCCCGCCCGCTCACGAAGCTGGCGACGAGCAGCAGCAACGTCCCCACCACCACGCACGAGTCGGCGATGTTGAAGATGGGGAAGTCGCCCGCGCCGAGCGCACGGGTGATGGCGCTCAGCGGCGGCGCGTGCAGCATGTCCGTTACCCTGCCCTGCCGCAACCCGTCGATGGTGTTCCCGATGGCCCCTGCGGCGATCATGCTCAGGACGACGGTGAGGAAGCGGTTCTGCGGGCGCACCATCACGTAGACGAGCAGCCCGACCCCCACCATTAGGCGCGCAATGGCGAGCGGCACGGCGGACCCCGAGAAGAGGCTCCACGCCGCCCCCGTGTTGAAGGTGAGCTGCCAGTCCAGTAGCCCCGGCAGAAAAGGAATGGGTGCCGCCCCGTATGTCAGGTTGGCGAGTGCCCACGCCTTAAGGGCCTGATCGGCAGCGACGAGGACGGCGGCGATGAGCAGCGGCACCCAGACGGGCAGGGCGCGCGTGTGGTCGAGCAGGGTCGGCACGCCGCGCAGTATATGGAGTGCCCGCGAACGGCGGAGGTCAACACCCCGCCACCTCCCCCGTCACTATTGTCTGCCCGTGAGCCGCCGACACTGGGGACATGGCGAACGTGGAATCCTTCGACCTCGATCACACCAGAGTTCACGCCCCCTACGTGCGGCTGGCGGGCGTGAAGACCACCCCGCGCGGCGACCGCATCAGCAAGTACGACCTGCGCCTGCTCCAGCCCAATCAGGCGGCCATCGACCCTGCCGCCCTCCACACCCTCGAACACCTCCTGGCGGGCTACCTGCGCGACCACCTGACGGACGTGGTGGACGTGTCCCCGATGGGCTGCCGCACCGGCATGTATATGGCCGTCATCGGCGAGCCGGACGAACAGGGTGTGCTACGCGCC contains these protein-coding regions:
- a CDS encoding GlsB/YeaQ/YmgE family stress response membrane protein translates to MGFIITILVGALCGWLASLIMKTDAQQGAVANILIGIVGALLAQFLFGNLLNIGGAAAAGGGFSFWSIIWGVVGSIILIAVLKALKVLR
- the rpmB gene encoding 50S ribosomal protein L28; translated protein: MSRVCEVCGKGPIVVNSVVRRGKARAAGGVGRKTTGITKRVQKPNLQPLTVTRAGVSVRMRVCMKCRKSLI
- the lspA gene encoding signal peptidase II, whose protein sequence is MPTLLDHTRALPVWVPLLIAAVLVAADQALKAWALANLTYGAAPIPFLPGLLDWQLTFNTGAAWSLFSGSAVPLAIARLMVGVGLLVYVMVRPQNRFLTVVLSMIAAGAIGNTIDGLRQGRVTDMLHAPPLSAITRALGAGDFPIFNIADSCVVVGTLLLLVASFVSGRERKV
- a CDS encoding S-ribosylhomocysteine lyase — translated: MANVESFDLDHTRVHAPYVRLAGVKTTPRGDRISKYDLRLLQPNQAAIDPAALHTLEHLLAGYLRDHLTDVVDVSPMGCRTGMYMAVIGEPDEQGVLRAFEAALRDTEAHDRPIPGVSELECGNYRDHDLEAARRHARNAIAQGLKVQETVLLER